The genome window ACCTCTCCATCATCATAGGTCGCCGTCCCTTCCGAGATATCGACCGCCTTCAACAGCGCCCGGCCCAGCGTGGTTTTGCCAGACCCGCTTTCGCCAACTATGCCAAAGAAACTGCCCTTTGGGATGTCGATCGAGATCCCCTCGACCGCTTTCAGGTCAAATTTCTTGAATGCCCCGGCGTTGATCCGGAAGGTGACCGACAGCCCGTCGGTCGAAATCAGCGGCGTATCACTCATGCGCCCGACCCTTCTTCACACAGATGGCATGCGGCGCGGTGGTTTTCGGCCGTTTGCACCCATTGCGGCACATCCGTTTTACAGACATCCCCGATGATCTTGGAACAACGCGTGTGGAACACGCATCCCGGCGGGCGTTCCAGCGGCGACGGAATGTCGCCAGGCACCGGCACCAATGGTGCCTCCAGATCGTCGAGCTTTGGCAGCGCCGCGATCAGCCCCTGGGTATAGGGGTGGTGCGGGTGCCGGATCACTTCGCGCACCGGACCCTGTTCGACCATCCGGCCCAGGTACATCACGGCCACCTTGTCGGCGGTTTGCGCAACAACGCCAAGGTCATGGGTGATGAAGATAATGCCCATGTTGAACTCGGTCACCAGGTCTTTCATCAGGTCAATGACCTGCGCCTGAATGGTCACATCCAGCGCCGTCGTCGGTTCATCCGCGATCAGCAGTTTCGGCTTGGTCGACAGCGCCATGGCGATCATCGCCCGCTGGCGCATCCCGCCGGACAATTCGAACGCATATTGGTCAAAGCGGGTCGAGGTATCGGAAATCCCGACGCGATCCAGCATCTCGATGCTCAGATCCTTCGCCTGCTTCTTGTTCATGTCCGAATGCACCAGAAGCTGTTC of Paracoccaceae bacterium contains these proteins:
- a CDS encoding ATP-binding cassette domain-containing protein, which encodes MSLLDVENLTLQFRTDEGVITAVDNVSFSLEPGEVMGLVGESGSGKSVTAKSLMKLNPGNAIYSDDTKITLHLDSGPVDVMALRNAREMEVVRGGAVSMIFQEPMASFAPAISIGRQMVEQLLVHSDMNKKQAKDLSIEMLDRVGISDTSTRFDQYAFELSGGMRQRAMIAMALSTKPKLLIADEPTTALDVTIQAQVIDLMKDLVTEFNMGIIFITHDLGVVAQTADKVAVMYLGRMVEQGPVREVIRHPHHPYTQGLIAALPKLDDLEAPLVPVPGDIPSPLERPPGCVFHTRCSKIIGDVCKTDVPQWVQTAENHRAACHLCEEGSGA